From Pseudomonas sp. G2-4:
CTCCTGGCCACGAGGCAAATGTCTTGTTGTTCGCCAGGGCCATGCTGGAAGCCGCAGCCGAGCTGCCGCCGTTGCAGGCTGTGATCGGGCATTCCATGGGCGGTGCCAGTGCCCTGTTGGCCGTCCAGTTGGGGTTGCGTACCGAGACGCTGGTCAGTATCGCTGCGCCCGCCAGGATTCTTGGTGTCCTGCGCGGTTTCTCCCGGATGATGGGCCTGCCGCCCAAGGCGCGTTCGGCCTTCATTCGCCAGGTAGAAAGTGATGTGGGCATGCCCGCCTCGAAAATGGATGTCACGCATTATCAACTGGACGTACCGGGGTTGATCGTTCATGCCGAGGACGACACATCGGTTTCGGTCAAGGAGTCGCAACTGATCCACGAAGCCTGGTTCGACAGCCGCTTGCTGCGTTTGCCTGAGGGCGGGCACCAGCGGGTGCTGGCCGATCCCCGTGTCATTGATGGCGTGTTATCACTGCTGGCCGGGCGCAGCCTGCAAGCGCGGCAATCGGCTTGATCATCCGTTACACTGCCCCGATCCACATTCGACCGGGAGAGGGGCATGGGCTGGGATCGGGCAACGCCATTCATCATTGATCTTCAAGTCAATGCCGAAGACATCGACGGGCTGGGCCATGCCAACAACGCGGTGTACGTCACCTGGCTCGAGCGCTGTGCCTGGCGCCATTCCCAGCGACTGGGGCTGGATTTAGTGGAGTATCGGCGGCTGGACCGGGCCATGGCGGTGGTGCGACATGAAATCGATTACCTGGCGGCGGCCTACGAAGGCGACGAGCTGCAACTGGCGACCTGGATCGTCGACTGGGACCAGCGGTTGAAGATGACCCGGCATTTCCAGCTGATCCGCCCCCGTGACAACACCACTCTGCTGCGCGCCCAGACCACATTCGTCTGCATCGAGCTGTCCACCGGCAAGCCCAAGCGCATGCCGCCGGAATTCATTGAAGGCTATGGCGTGGCGCTGAATCCATCTGGCATCTTCATAGACTGACCCACCGCTATCGCGAGCAGGCTCGCTCCCACAATAGATTGCGGGACGCCGATGCTATGAGCGCCCCCAACCCCCTGTGGGAGCGAGCCTGCTCGCGAAGACGGCGGTACATTCAACATCTCCGCAAGCAGACCCAGCGCCATCGCGAGCAGGCTCGCTCCCACAATAGATTGCGGTGGACGCCGATGCTATGAGCGCCCCCAACCCCCTGTGGGAGCGAGCCTGCTCGCGATAGCGGCGGCACATCCAACATCTCCGCAAGCAGACCCAGCGCCATCGCGAGCAAGCTCGCTCCCACAAGGATTTGTGGTGAATGCCGGATATGTGGGCAAAATCCGGTAAACTGCCGCACGTTTTTTCGTTGAGTGTGTTTTTCCATGCAAATTGCCCTGGCGCCCATGGAGGGGTTGGTCGACAACATCCTGCGGGACGTCCTGACTCGTGTTGGCGGCATCGACTGGTGCGTCACCGAGTTCATCCGCATCAATGACCGCCTGCTCACGCCTGCCTATTTCCATAAGCTCGCCCCTGAGCTGCTGACCGGTGCCCGGACCGCTGCCGGGGTGCCGTTGCGGGTGCAGTTGCTGGGGTCCGATCCGGTGTGCCTGGCGGAAAACGCAGCGTTGGCTTGCGAGTTGGGCTCGGAGGTGATCGATCTGAACTTCGGTTGCCCGGCCAAGACCGTGAACAAATCCCGGGGCGGAGCGGTGTTGCTCAAGGAACCGGAGCTGCTCAACCAAATCGTCGAACACGTGCGTCGCGCGGTGCCCAGGCACATCCCCGTCACCGCCAAGATGCGCCTGGGCTTTGACAGCCCGGACGGCGCACTGGTCTGCGCCACGGCGCTGGCTGAGGGTGGTGCGGCGCACATTGTGGTGCATGCGCGGACCAAGACCGATGGCTACAAACCGCCGGCTCACTGGGAATGGATCCCCAGGGTCCAGGAAGTGGTCAAAGTGCCGGTGTTCGCCAACGGCGATATCTGGAGCGTGGAAGACTGGCGTCGTTGCCGCGAGATCAGTGGCGTCGAAGACATCATGCTTGGTCGCGGCCTCGTTTCCCGCCCTGACCTGGCCCGGCAGATCGCAGCGGCGCGGGCCGGTGAAGAAGTGGTCGAGATGTCCTGGGCCGAGCTGCAACCAATGCTCCAGGACTTCTGGGTGCAGGTGGTCGAGCAACTGACACCCCGTCAGGCGCCCGGTCGCTTGAAGCAATGGCTGGCGATGCTGACCCGCAATTACCCCGAGGCGGTGGCGCTGTTTACCGCCCTTCGGCGGGAAACCGAGCTGGATGCGGTGGGCCGTTTGCTGGGTGTACAGCGCACCGAAGCGGCCTGAAAAAATTTCAAAAAAAGCTCTTGAAAAGTATTTGGCGGACCCTAGATAGGGGTTACGCGATGCCGAATTCGGGTCGCGGAGACAAAAAAACTTGCTGAATTTTTCAGGAGATTTGAATCATGAGTACTGCATTTTCACTGGCCCCTCTGTTCCGTTCCTCGGTGGGTTTCGACCGTTTCAACGACCTGTTCGAAACTGCCCTGCGCAACGAACCGGGCAGCAGCTATCCACCCTACAACGTGGAAAAACATGGTGATGACGAATACCGAATCGTGGTCGCCGCCGCCGGGTTCCAGGAAGAAGACCTGGACCTGCAGGTGGAAAAAGGTGTGCTGACCATCAGTGGCGGTAAGCGTGAAGCCAGCAACGACAGTGTGACCTTCCTGCATCAGGGCATTGCCCAGCGTGCGTTCAAACTGTCCTTCCGGTTGGCGGATCATATCGAGATCAAGTCCGCCGGTCTGAGCAACGGTCTGTTGAGCATCGACCTGTTGCGAGTGATCCCGGAAGAGGCGAAAGCCAAGCGCATCCCGATCAATGGGGCGCAGCAGCAACCCGCGTTGCAAAACTGATGCATCGCAACTGAAGAAGGGCGCCAAATGGCGCCCTTTTTCATTGTGCAGCACCGAGAATTACTGTGGCGAGGGAGCTTGCTCCCGCTGGGTTGCGCAGCAGCCCCAAAAGCAGTCAATCGCATATCGGCAATTGATTGGGACTGCTGCGCAGTCCAGCGGGAGCAAGCTCCCTCGCCACAAAAGCCTCCTGCCTGGCTGCATAGGCTACGGCAACAACCGCTCAAACGCCTCCAACGGCAACGGCCGGCTATGCAAATACCCCTGGTACAAATGGCAATCAAGCCCTTGCAGGAATTGCAGTTGCTCCAGGGTCTCCACGCCCTCGGCAATCATCTTCAGGTTGAGGCTGCGGGCCATGGCGACGATGGCACGGATGATTTCGGCGTCGTTGGGGTCGCTGGTGGCGTCGCGTACGAATGACTGGTCGATTTTCAAGGTGTCCACCGGCAGGCGCTTGAGGTAGGTCAGCGACGAATAACCGGTGCCGAAGTCATCCATGGCGAAGCTCACTCCCAGTTTCTTGAGCCGGCGCATCTTGGCGATGGTGTCGTCCAGGTTCTGGATCACGATGCCTTCGGTGATTTCCAGCTTCAGCATGGAGCAGGGCAGGCCGTGGGTAGCGAGGCAGGTTTCAATGCGTTCGACGAAGTCGCTCTGGCGGAACTGCCGCGGGCTGATGTTCACGCACAGGCTGAATTGCTGTGGATCGACCTTGCCCCTGGCGATCAGTTGCTTGAAACCGTCGCAGGCTTCATCGAGGATCCAGGTCCCGACTTCCAGGATCAGGCCACTGTCCTCCAGCACTTTGATGAATTCGGCGGGTGACTGGGCGCCCAGGTCCGGGTGATGCCAGCGTACGAGGGCCTCGGCGCCGACGATGCGGTTGTCCCGAGCGTCGACCTGCGGCTGGAAATGCAGACTGAACTCACCGCGTGCCAGAGCCTGGCGCAGGTCGGTTTCCATGCGCAGTCGTTCGCTGGCAGCTTTCTGCATGGTGGCGTGGAACATCTGCGAGGTGTTGCGGCCCGAATCCTTGGCGCGGTACAGCGCGATGTCGGCGCGCTTGAGCAGGTCGGTCGGAGTGGAACCGTGGTCGGGAATCAGCGCCATGCCAATGCTCGGCGTGACTTGCAGGCGCTGGCCATCGAGGAACATCGGTTCCGAGAGCAAATCGCGCAGGGTATTGGCCAGGCTCTGCACTTGCTCGCTGACGGCTGCCCGGCTGCCCTCCAAGCCACTGAGCAACACGACGAATTCGTCGCCGCCCAGCCGCGCCACGGTGTCTTCCAGGCGCACGCTGGCTTCAAGGCGTGCGGTGATGATTTTCAGCACCGTGTCGCCCACCGGATGACCGAGGGAATCGTTGATGTGTTTGAAGTGGTCCAGGTCGAGAAACAGCAGCGCGCCACGCAGGTTGTGGCGCTTGAGCAGGGCGATTTGCTGGCTCAGCCGGTCCATCAGCAAGGCCCGGTTGGGCAGGTTGGTCAGCGAGTCGTGATAAGCCAGGTGGCGTATCTGGGCTTCGGCGTTGCGCAGCAGACTCACGTCCCGGGCCGTCAGTAGCAAGCAGGCTGTTTCGTTGAGTGTGATGGGCTCCACCGAGACCTCCACCGTGAGCATTTCCCCACGTTTGTTGCGTCCGAGCATCTCCAAGTGATGCACACGGCCCTTGAGCTGCAGCTCGGCCAGCAATGTCGCGCGCTGTTTTTCTTCAGCCCAGATTCCCACCTCGTAGACCG
This genomic window contains:
- a CDS encoding Hsp20 family protein; amino-acid sequence: MSTAFSLAPLFRSSVGFDRFNDLFETALRNEPGSSYPPYNVEKHGDDEYRIVVAAAGFQEEDLDLQVEKGVLTISGGKREASNDSVTFLHQGIAQRAFKLSFRLADHIEIKSAGLSNGLLSIDLLRVIPEEAKAKRIPINGAQQQPALQN
- a CDS encoding alpha/beta fold hydrolase, translated to MNRLSWIRGVNGTLGRLAPRLVAKKMRGVFMRPRNLPPRDWELPLLASSERITLRFGLSALRWGKGPTVLLMHGWEGRPTQFAALITALVDAGYTVVALDGPAHGRSPGHEANVLLFARAMLEAAAELPPLQAVIGHSMGGASALLAVQLGLRTETLVSIAAPARILGVLRGFSRMMGLPPKARSAFIRQVESDVGMPASKMDVTHYQLDVPGLIVHAEDDTSVSVKESQLIHEAWFDSRLLRLPEGGHQRVLADPRVIDGVLSLLAGRSLQARQSA
- a CDS encoding thioesterase family protein — protein: MGWDRATPFIIDLQVNAEDIDGLGHANNAVYVTWLERCAWRHSQRLGLDLVEYRRLDRAMAVVRHEIDYLAAAYEGDELQLATWIVDWDQRLKMTRHFQLIRPRDNTTLLRAQTTFVCIELSTGKPKRMPPEFIEGYGVALNPSGIFID
- a CDS encoding tRNA-dihydrouridine synthase, with product MQIALAPMEGLVDNILRDVLTRVGGIDWCVTEFIRINDRLLTPAYFHKLAPELLTGARTAAGVPLRVQLLGSDPVCLAENAALACELGSEVIDLNFGCPAKTVNKSRGGAVLLKEPELLNQIVEHVRRAVPRHIPVTAKMRLGFDSPDGALVCATALAEGGAAHIVVHARTKTDGYKPPAHWEWIPRVQEVVKVPVFANGDIWSVEDWRRCREISGVEDIMLGRGLVSRPDLARQIAAARAGEEVVEMSWAELQPMLQDFWVQVVEQLTPRQAPGRLKQWLAMLTRNYPEAVALFTALRRETELDAVGRLLGVQRTEAA